Proteins from a single region of Peromyscus eremicus chromosome 9, PerEre_H2_v1, whole genome shotgun sequence:
- the Synpo2l gene encoding synaptopodin 2-like protein isoform X2, whose protein sequence is MEAIEPTIRGSLSQASCDKAPAPELQDPFYAELQRAESLQEKSVKEAKTKCRTIASLLTAAPNPHSKGVLMFKKRRQRAKKYTLVSFGAAAGTGTEEEDGIPPTSESELDEEAFSDARSLTNQSDWDSPYLDMELARAGSGTTESQSSGLGGQLSEVSGRGVQLFEQQRQRAASSSQELAQVGPAAMLNGQGLQSPPRAQSAPPEAAVLPLSPLPAPAASPSPFFPDGGAPSPAPSIFNRSARPFTPGLQGQRSGTTSVIFRPLAPKKVNEGLRATSPAPSPFAAPLQGPTPLPSFTTPGHTPVSGAPSSPRSSGPVTATSSLYIPAPSRPVTPGGAPESPAPPSAAAMTSTASIFLSAPLRSSVRPEAPGPAAPESASAREQRISVPAARTGILQEARRRGTRKQMFRPGKEETKNSPNPELLSLVQNLDEKPRAGGAESGPEEDALSLGAEACNFMQPLGGRSYKTLSQVTPKTPPPMAPKTPPPTTPKTPPPVAPKPSARGLLDGLVNGSTAMAGIPELPRLQGRGGELFAKRQSRADRYVVEATPGASLNPGLRPRSPSPTPSLPPSWKYSPNIRAPPPIAYNPLLSPFFPQAARTLPSKAQSQGPRATPKQGIKALDFMRHQPYQLKTAMFCFDEVPSTPGPTSGPPKTARVQEIRRFSTPAPQPTAEPLAPTVLAPRAATTLDEPIWRAELASPPVPNLDHPQESSRSFAATPSSCGFQVARPRFSATRTGLQAHVWRPGAGHQ, encoded by the exons ATGGAGGCCATCGAGCCCACCATCCGAGGGTCCCTCAGCCAAGCCAGCTGTGACAAAGCCCCAGCTCCTGAGCTCCAAGACCCATTCTATGCAG AACTGCAACGTGCAGAAAGCCTCCAAGAGAAGAGCGTGAAGGAGGCCAAAACCAAATGCCGGACCATCGCATCCCTGCTAACAGCGGCCCCCAACCCCCACTCTAAGGGGGTGCTTATGTTTAAGAAACGGCGGCAGAGAGCCAAGAAGTACACTCTAGTGAGTTTCGGGGCtgcagctggaacaggaacagaggaggaggacGGCATCCCCCCAACGAGTGAGTCGGAGCTGGACGAAGAGGCTTTCTCGGACGCCCGCAGCCTTACCAATCAGTCTGACTGGGACAGCCCTTATCTGGACATGGAGCTGGCCAGGGCTGGCTCAGGAACAACAGAGAGTCAGAGCTCCGGGCTGGGAGGGCAGTTGAGCGAGGTCTCTGGGCGAGGGGTTCAGCTCTTTGAACAGCAGCGCCAGCGGGCAGCCTCCAGTAGCCAGGAGCTGGCTCAGGTGGGCCCAGCAGCCATGCTAAATGGGCAGGGGCTGCAGTCCCCACCTCGAGCTCAAAGTGCTCCCCCAGAGGCAGCGGTGCTCCCACTCAGCCCTTTGCCGGCCCCTGCAGCCAGCCCTAGCCCCTTCTTCCCGGATGGTGGAGCCCCCAGCCCAGCGCCAAGTATCTTCAACAGGTCAGCGAGGCCTTTCACCCCAGGTTTACAAGGACAAAGGTCAGGTACCACTTCAGTGATTTTCCGGCCCTTAGCCCCTAAGAAGGTAAATGAAGGCCTGAGAGCCACCAGCCCCGCCCCGTCCCCCTTCGCAGCCCCTCTGCAGGGACCCACCCCTCTGCCCAGCTTCACCACGCCGGGCCACACGCCAGTCTCCGGAGCTCCCAGCAGCCCACGCTCCTCCGGTCCTGTAACCGCTACCAGCTCCCTGTACATCCCAGCCCCGAGCCGGCCCGTGACACCAGGAGGCGCCCCAGAGTCTCCCGCTCCTCCTAGCGCGGCTGCCATGACCTCCACCGCTTCCATCTTCTTGTCGGCGCCCCTGAGAAGCTCTGTGCGCCCGGAGGCGCCCGGCCCCGCGGCCCCCGAATCGGCTAGCGCTCGGGAGCAGCGCATCTCTGTACCAGCTGCCCGCACTGGCATCCTGCAGGAGGCCCGGCGTCGGGGCACTCGGAAGCAGATGTTCCGCCCTGGAAAGGAAGAGACGAAGAACTCGCCCAACCCCGAGCTCCTATCGCTGGTGCAGAACCTGGATGAAAAACCTCGGGCGGGTGGTGCGGAATCTGGTCCGGAGGAGGACGCTTTAAGCCTAGGAGCTGAAGCCTGTAACTTCATGCAGCCACTAGGGGGCAGGAGttacaagaccttgtctcaagtgACACCGAAAACCCCGCCTCCAATGGCTCCCaaaaccccacccccaacaactCCTAAGACTCCACCCCCTGTGGCTCCTAAGCCCTCAGCTCGAGGGCTCCTTGATGGGCTAGTGAATGGGTCGACCGCTATGGCGGGAATCCCTGAGCTCCCAAGGCtgcaggggaggggtggggagctaTTTGCAAAGCGGCAGAGCCGTGCCGACAGGTACGTGGTGGAAGCTACACCAGGCGCTAGCCTTAATCCTGGCCTTCGCCCTAGAAGTCCTTCTCCCACACCCTCACTGCCCCCATCGTGGAAATACTCACCCAACATCCGTGCCCCACCCCCTATTGCTTACAACCCACTCCTCTCACCTTTTTTCCCCCAAGCTGCCCGAACTCTCCCCAGTAAGGCCCAGTCTCAGGGACCTCGGGCGACCCCCAAGCAGGGCATCAAGGCCCTGGATTTCATGCGACATCAGCCGTACCAGCTTAAAACCGCCATGTTCTGTTTTGACGAGGTTCCTTCCACTCCTGGCCCCACGTCAGGGCCTCCCAAAACTGCCCGAGTCCAGGAGATCCGCAGGTTTTCCACTCCAGCACCCCAGCCCACTGCAGAACCCTTGGCTCCCACTGTGCTTGCCCCCAGAGCGGCTACCACATTGGACGAACCAATTTGGAGGGCGGAGCTGGCCTCACCCCCTGTCCCT
- the Synpo2l gene encoding synaptopodin 2-like protein isoform X1, with the protein MGAEEEVKVTLAGGAPWGFRLQGGAEQKKPLQVSKIRRRSQAGRAGLRERDQLLAINGVSCTNFSHASAMTLIDASGHQLVLTVRRVAEEGPVRSPSPGELQMLSPLSPLSPEPPGAPVPQALQPGSLRSPPDSEAYYGETDSDVDGPAAQEKPRRTRRRGPARPFLPGAPPDEVYLSDSPAEPAAAQTGSVSQGDSRVSSPSWEEGAALQPPPAEALLLPHGPLRPGPHLIPMVGPVPHPVGEDLTTTYTQKAKQAKLQRAESLQEKSVKEAKTKCRTIASLLTAAPNPHSKGVLMFKKRRQRAKKYTLVSFGAAAGTGTEEEDGIPPTSESELDEEAFSDARSLTNQSDWDSPYLDMELARAGSGTTESQSSGLGGQLSEVSGRGVQLFEQQRQRAASSSQELAQVGPAAMLNGQGLQSPPRAQSAPPEAAVLPLSPLPAPAASPSPFFPDGGAPSPAPSIFNRSARPFTPGLQGQRSGTTSVIFRPLAPKKVNEGLRATSPAPSPFAAPLQGPTPLPSFTTPGHTPVSGAPSSPRSSGPVTATSSLYIPAPSRPVTPGGAPESPAPPSAAAMTSTASIFLSAPLRSSVRPEAPGPAAPESASAREQRISVPAARTGILQEARRRGTRKQMFRPGKEETKNSPNPELLSLVQNLDEKPRAGGAESGPEEDALSLGAEACNFMQPLGGRSYKTLSQVTPKTPPPMAPKTPPPTTPKTPPPVAPKPSARGLLDGLVNGSTAMAGIPELPRLQGRGGELFAKRQSRADRYVVEATPGASLNPGLRPRSPSPTPSLPPSWKYSPNIRAPPPIAYNPLLSPFFPQAARTLPSKAQSQGPRATPKQGIKALDFMRHQPYQLKTAMFCFDEVPSTPGPTSGPPKTARVQEIRRFSTPAPQPTAEPLAPTVLAPRAATTLDEPIWRAELASPPVPNLDHPQESSRSFAATPSSCGFQVARPRFSATRTGLQAHVWRPGAGHQ; encoded by the exons ATGGGTGCTGAGGAGGAGGTGAAGGTCACATTAGCAGGGGGAGCACCCTGGGGCTTCCGGCTTCAGGGAGGGGCTGAACAGAAGAAACCTTTACAGGTATCTAAG ATCCGAAGACGGAGCCAGGCTGGAAGAGCAGGACTCCGAGAGAGGGACCAGCTCTTGGCGATCAATGGAGTTTCCTGCACCAACTTCTCCCATGCCAGTGCCATGACGCTCATTGATGCCTCGGGGCATCAGCTTGTCCTTACCGTGAGGAG GGTAGCAGAGGAAGGGCCCGTGAGATCTCCGTCTCCAGGGGAGCTTCAGATGCTGTCACCCTTATCTCCCCTGAGTCCTGAGCCCCCAGGTGCTCCTGTCCCCCAGGCTCTTCAGCCTGGCAGCCTTCGTTCACCTCCCGACAGCGAAGCTTACTatggagagacagacagtgaCGTCGACGGCCCTGCCGCACAGGAGAAGCCCCGCCGAACCCGACGCCGAGGCCCCGCAAGGCCCTTCCTCCCAGGAGCCCCACCTGATGAGGTGTACCTGTCCGACAGCCCTGCAGAACCAGCAGCTGCTCAAACGGGCTCCGTCAGCCAGGGCGACAGCCGCGTGAGCTCCCCGTCCTGGGAGGAAGGAGCTGCTCTCCAGCCACCACCGGCGGAAGCTCTTCTCTTACCCCATGGCCCTCTCCGGCCTGGTCCTCACCTCATCCCGATGGTGGGCCCTGTCCCCCACCCAGTGGGAGAAGATCTTACTACCACCTACACCCAGAAGGCCAAGCAAGCCA AACTGCAACGTGCAGAAAGCCTCCAAGAGAAGAGCGTGAAGGAGGCCAAAACCAAATGCCGGACCATCGCATCCCTGCTAACAGCGGCCCCCAACCCCCACTCTAAGGGGGTGCTTATGTTTAAGAAACGGCGGCAGAGAGCCAAGAAGTACACTCTAGTGAGTTTCGGGGCtgcagctggaacaggaacagaggaggaggacGGCATCCCCCCAACGAGTGAGTCGGAGCTGGACGAAGAGGCTTTCTCGGACGCCCGCAGCCTTACCAATCAGTCTGACTGGGACAGCCCTTATCTGGACATGGAGCTGGCCAGGGCTGGCTCAGGAACAACAGAGAGTCAGAGCTCCGGGCTGGGAGGGCAGTTGAGCGAGGTCTCTGGGCGAGGGGTTCAGCTCTTTGAACAGCAGCGCCAGCGGGCAGCCTCCAGTAGCCAGGAGCTGGCTCAGGTGGGCCCAGCAGCCATGCTAAATGGGCAGGGGCTGCAGTCCCCACCTCGAGCTCAAAGTGCTCCCCCAGAGGCAGCGGTGCTCCCACTCAGCCCTTTGCCGGCCCCTGCAGCCAGCCCTAGCCCCTTCTTCCCGGATGGTGGAGCCCCCAGCCCAGCGCCAAGTATCTTCAACAGGTCAGCGAGGCCTTTCACCCCAGGTTTACAAGGACAAAGGTCAGGTACCACTTCAGTGATTTTCCGGCCCTTAGCCCCTAAGAAGGTAAATGAAGGCCTGAGAGCCACCAGCCCCGCCCCGTCCCCCTTCGCAGCCCCTCTGCAGGGACCCACCCCTCTGCCCAGCTTCACCACGCCGGGCCACACGCCAGTCTCCGGAGCTCCCAGCAGCCCACGCTCCTCCGGTCCTGTAACCGCTACCAGCTCCCTGTACATCCCAGCCCCGAGCCGGCCCGTGACACCAGGAGGCGCCCCAGAGTCTCCCGCTCCTCCTAGCGCGGCTGCCATGACCTCCACCGCTTCCATCTTCTTGTCGGCGCCCCTGAGAAGCTCTGTGCGCCCGGAGGCGCCCGGCCCCGCGGCCCCCGAATCGGCTAGCGCTCGGGAGCAGCGCATCTCTGTACCAGCTGCCCGCACTGGCATCCTGCAGGAGGCCCGGCGTCGGGGCACTCGGAAGCAGATGTTCCGCCCTGGAAAGGAAGAGACGAAGAACTCGCCCAACCCCGAGCTCCTATCGCTGGTGCAGAACCTGGATGAAAAACCTCGGGCGGGTGGTGCGGAATCTGGTCCGGAGGAGGACGCTTTAAGCCTAGGAGCTGAAGCCTGTAACTTCATGCAGCCACTAGGGGGCAGGAGttacaagaccttgtctcaagtgACACCGAAAACCCCGCCTCCAATGGCTCCCaaaaccccacccccaacaactCCTAAGACTCCACCCCCTGTGGCTCCTAAGCCCTCAGCTCGAGGGCTCCTTGATGGGCTAGTGAATGGGTCGACCGCTATGGCGGGAATCCCTGAGCTCCCAAGGCtgcaggggaggggtggggagctaTTTGCAAAGCGGCAGAGCCGTGCCGACAGGTACGTGGTGGAAGCTACACCAGGCGCTAGCCTTAATCCTGGCCTTCGCCCTAGAAGTCCTTCTCCCACACCCTCACTGCCCCCATCGTGGAAATACTCACCCAACATCCGTGCCCCACCCCCTATTGCTTACAACCCACTCCTCTCACCTTTTTTCCCCCAAGCTGCCCGAACTCTCCCCAGTAAGGCCCAGTCTCAGGGACCTCGGGCGACCCCCAAGCAGGGCATCAAGGCCCTGGATTTCATGCGACATCAGCCGTACCAGCTTAAAACCGCCATGTTCTGTTTTGACGAGGTTCCTTCCACTCCTGGCCCCACGTCAGGGCCTCCCAAAACTGCCCGAGTCCAGGAGATCCGCAGGTTTTCCACTCCAGCACCCCAGCCCACTGCAGAACCCTTGGCTCCCACTGTGCTTGCCCCCAGAGCGGCTACCACATTGGACGAACCAATTTGGAGGGCGGAGCTGGCCTCACCCCCTGTCCCT